In Mytilus edulis chromosome 6, xbMytEdul2.2, whole genome shotgun sequence, the following proteins share a genomic window:
- the LOC139527941 gene encoding uncharacterized protein isoform X1: protein MEENVTIVAYGELIKNVDPNCELLFQRCWSVSWFNDHNFGWELLKSRATTARDFLPRPQPTAFRVLANATSRLLLTFKTAADARPKALREKFLFFGRCGKKLHRIVRKGVPKKFILQYKWNLTFADLIWVRVPNRP, encoded by the exons atggaggaaaacgttaccattgtcgcctatggagaattaattaaaaatgttgacccaaattgtgaactattatttcaaaggtgttggagtgtttcatggttcaatgatcacAATTTCGGATGGGAGCTGCTGAAATCGAG AGCCACTACAGCACGAGACTTTCTACCCAGACCACAACCTACAGCTTTTAGGGTCTTAGCCAATGCAACATCCCgtttattattgactttcaaGACTGCTGCAGATGCACGGCCTAAGGCATTGCgagaaaaattcttattcttcggtag atgcgGAAAAAAACTTCACAGAATTGTTCGAAAAGGTGTACCGAAGAAATTCATTCTGCAATACAAGTGGAATCTGACATTTGCTGATCTAATATGGGTCAGggtccctaatagaccttga
- the LOC139527941 gene encoding uncharacterized protein isoform X2: MEENVTIVAYGELIKNVDPNCELLFQRCWSVSWFNDHNFGWELLKSRATTARDFLPRPQPTAFRVLANATSRLLLTFKTAADARPKALREKFLFFDAEKNFTELFEKVYRRNSFCNTSGI, translated from the exons atggaggaaaacgttaccattgtcgcctatggagaattaattaaaaatgttgacccaaattgtgaactattatttcaaaggtgttggagtgtttcatggttcaatgatcacAATTTCGGATGGGAGCTGCTGAAATCGAG AGCCACTACAGCACGAGACTTTCTACCCAGACCACAACCTACAGCTTTTAGGGTCTTAGCCAATGCAACATCCCgtttattattgactttcaaGACTGCTGCAGATGCACGGCCTAAGGCATTGCgagaaaaattcttattcttcg atgcgGAAAAAAACTTCACAGAATTGTTCGAAAAGGTGTACCGAAGAAATTCATTCTGCAATACAAGTGGAATCTGA